One part of the Aurantibacillus circumpalustris genome encodes these proteins:
- a CDS encoding Fic family protein, which produces MSKANLYHSPSSMTPLFPEKDGELRELAAELIKNSAKLTGAFNPITRQAVAKLIEPMNSYYSNLIEGHYTHPLDIEKALKKNYSKEPKKKILQLESQAHVIVNHNMKIKLLSENNPYSWKFISWLHENFYANMPPEFRTVTSKTGTNLILEPGHKRNTEVEVGKHIAPAADALNDFISFFEKGYTRETNSDPLNRIIAIAASHHRLAWIHPFLDGNGRVVRLFSEAATITEKIDGDGLWSISRGLAVNNKDYYSALANADMKRWNDYDGHGNLSNKFLIEFCAFFLKSAVDQTNFMLSILEPNKISARLNEFVALMTARDEMRKESRYLLEEALYKGKVIKGDLERITGKSENVARGIMKNLIDKELLINESSDLRSPVLINFPIKYAPYIFPRLFPKDVEATMMD; this is translated from the coding sequence ATGTCAAAGGCTAATTTATATCATTCACCAAGCTCTATGACGCCGTTATTTCCTGAGAAAGACGGCGAATTGAGAGAGCTTGCTGCTGAACTAATTAAAAATTCAGCCAAACTTACTGGTGCGTTTAATCCAATAACTCGGCAAGCTGTCGCCAAACTTATTGAACCAATGAATAGTTATTATTCAAATCTTATTGAGGGTCATTACACGCATCCTTTAGATATAGAAAAAGCACTTAAAAAAAACTATTCAAAAGAACCAAAGAAAAAAATACTTCAACTTGAAAGTCAAGCGCATGTTATAGTTAATCATAACATGAAGATAAAATTACTCAGTGAAAATAATCCCTATTCCTGGAAATTTATAAGTTGGCTTCATGAAAACTTTTACGCTAATATGCCTCCTGAATTCAGAACTGTTACCAGTAAGACTGGTACTAATTTGATTCTTGAGCCAGGACATAAAAGGAATACCGAAGTTGAAGTAGGCAAACACATAGCTCCAGCAGCAGATGCACTAAATGATTTTATTTCATTTTTTGAAAAAGGCTATACGAGAGAAACTAATTCTGATCCTCTTAACCGTATTATTGCTATAGCAGCATCGCATCACCGACTTGCTTGGATTCACCCTTTTTTGGATGGAAACGGCAGAGTAGTTCGTTTATTTAGCGAAGCAGCTACAATTACTGAAAAAATTGATGGAGACGGACTTTGGTCTATTTCACGTGGATTAGCCGTTAATAATAAAGATTACTACAGTGCTCTTGCTAATGCCGACATGAAACGCTGGAATGATTATGATGGTCACGGAAATTTATCTAATAAATTTCTTATTGAGTTTTGTGCGTTTTTTCTAAAAAGCGCGGTAGATCAAACAAATTTTATGTTGTCGATTCTTGAACCAAATAAAATAAGCGCTCGCTTAAACGAGTTTGTTGCACTTATGACCGCTCGTGACGAAATGAGAAAAGAGAGCAGATATCTCTTGGAAGAAGCTTTATATAAGGGGAAAGTAATAAAAGGGGATTTAGAGCGTATTACAGGAAAGTCGGAAAATGTCGCTAGAGGAATCATGAAAAACTTAATTGATAAAGAACTTCTAATAAATGAATCTTCTGATTTACGTTCGCCTGTTTTAATAAATTTTCCGATTAAATATGCGCCTTATATTTTTCCCCGACTTTTTCCAAAAGACGTTGAGGCTACTATGATGGATTAA
- a CDS encoding class I SAM-dependent methyltransferase, with protein sequence MTTKKHYENHLANFYSWMTGDFETKQKEFQFFLEEQGIIPSSSKMALDLGAGHGIQSAALAKLGFKVWAIDFNKQLLDELIINCEGLDVTAVEQDMRLVTKYEDLDPEVIVCWGDTLTHLESESDIERFIEYSCDLLSEGSKFILSFRNYSEKRIGDSRFIPVKSDANRILTCFLDYTPTHVVVTDLLHEFNGNTWEQKVSSYNKYRISGDEIIDLLEENNMTVTYHKELNGLITIVATK encoded by the coding sequence ATGACAACAAAAAAACATTACGAAAATCACCTTGCCAACTTTTATTCTTGGATGACAGGCGATTTCGAAACCAAACAAAAGGAATTTCAGTTTTTTTTAGAAGAACAAGGAATTATTCCTTCTTCGTCAAAAATGGCCCTAGATCTGGGTGCCGGACATGGTATACAAAGCGCAGCATTGGCAAAACTTGGATTTAAAGTGTGGGCAATCGATTTTAATAAACAATTATTAGACGAACTTATAATAAATTGTGAAGGATTGGACGTTACGGCCGTTGAACAGGACATGCGATTAGTAACCAAATACGAGGATTTAGATCCTGAAGTGATTGTTTGTTGGGGTGATACTTTGACACACTTGGAGAGCGAAAGCGACATAGAACGTTTTATCGAGTATTCGTGCGATTTGTTATCAGAAGGCAGTAAGTTTATTCTTTCATTTAGAAATTATTCTGAAAAACGTATCGGCGATAGTCGTTTTATTCCCGTAAAAAGTGACGCAAATCGTATATTAACCTGTTTTTTAGATTACACTCCAACGCATGTTGTGGTTACAGATTTGTTACACGAGTTTAATGGAAACACCTGGGAGCAGAAAGTGAGTTCTTATAATAAATATAGAATTTCAGGCGATGAAATAATTGATTTGCTTGAAGAAAACAATATGACTGTTACTTATCATAAAGAGCTGAATGGTTTGATTACCATTGTTGCTACGAAATAA
- a CDS encoding pseudouridine synthase — MADISKLNNNLALMKIDKYIAYYGYTSRRKACDLIDEKKVIVNGKIANFSTKFNEGDVVEINGEVLKPRTFVPTFIAYHKPKGVVCTTEKISGNIIDAVNHTEKIYPVGRLDKESEGLILLTNQGELIDKIANAAHGHEKEYIVTVNLPVRNQFLKEISDGIKLQGEITKPCVVSLEPNAKRIFRIILTQGMNRQIRRMCNAYDYQVLKLLRVRVMNIILGKLKPGEWRDLTKEELETLLAQIV, encoded by the coding sequence ATGGCAGATATCAGCAAACTTAATAATAACTTAGCACTCATGAAAATTGATAAATACATTGCATATTATGGTTACACGTCACGTCGCAAAGCCTGTGATTTGATTGATGAAAAAAAAGTTATTGTAAATGGGAAGATAGCGAACTTTAGCACCAAATTTAATGAGGGTGATGTTGTTGAAATTAATGGCGAAGTATTGAAGCCGCGGACTTTTGTTCCAACATTTATTGCATACCACAAACCAAAGGGCGTTGTGTGTACCACAGAAAAAATATCTGGAAATATAATTGATGCCGTTAATCATACCGAAAAGATTTATCCTGTTGGACGTTTAGACAAAGAGTCTGAAGGCTTAATTTTATTAACCAATCAGGGAGAACTGATTGATAAAATTGCCAATGCCGCACACGGACACGAAAAAGAATATATTGTTACTGTGAATTTACCAGTGCGCAATCAATTTTTAAAAGAGATTTCTGACGGCATAAAACTGCAAGGCGAAATAACAAAACCCTGTGTAGTGAGTCTGGAGCCAAACGCCAAACGTATATTCAGAATTATTCTAACGCAGGGAATGAACCGTCAGATCAGACGGATGTGTAATGCTTACGATTATCAGGTTCTTAAATTACTGCGGGTGCGTGTGATGAATATTATACTTGGTAAATTAAAACCAGGTGAATGGAGAGATTTAACAAAAGAAGAACTAGAAACTTTGCTGGCTCAGATCGTTTAA
- a CDS encoding tetratricopeptide repeat protein, protein MKKNSPFFLKSKTQIFIGLILPAIFLYFKSLSFGFTSMDEQWMIIKDVTFLQDWFSVKSAFTEPSTNLYYRPLFMISLILDYHLAKLNPMMYHLTNLCWHLLSVILLFKFLIGFNVEKKQAYIFSLLFSVNPLLLHAIAWVPGRNDLILCVFTLASLIHIKKFIDNNKRKDLMFHFLFFICALFTKESAIILPLVYIILYFGFKKDSLKRNITFTFIWIAVSAIWLLIRNSITSESITSQNNFLTDFLNFIQGYLIFIGKIIFPIQQSVLPSIVNTSLVPGIATFLIFMILCFYPGLKNKKTAFLGLFIFLMLLAIPVWFGATKPGSEHYEQRIYGSMIGIILFLSQVKFNTDSKLYPICISLFCLIFCLKTHSRMNIYKNELSYIEAGINERPDYYLFHLQKADILNKKREYQASLAYYNAAIDIRPNYPQALSNRGSSYFSLGKFKEATDDYTKAIENSDFNKLYYLNRCQAYFKNNEIENAMHDFGVLKKHSPELIKPDFEKKLTDKWFQLLEGLQKQIQKEPRNAELYFKYSSLYFGVELIPQGIAFLKKAIELDPENKSYQDLLGIYSAR, encoded by the coding sequence ATGAAGAAAAATTCTCCTTTTTTTTTAAAAAGCAAAACACAGATCTTCATAGGCCTTATTCTCCCGGCAATATTTCTCTATTTCAAAAGTCTTAGCTTCGGTTTCACATCCATGGATGAACAATGGATGATTATAAAAGACGTTACATTTTTACAAGACTGGTTCAGTGTAAAATCTGCTTTTACGGAACCTAGCACCAATTTGTACTATCGCCCTTTGTTTATGATCTCATTAATTCTTGATTATCATCTTGCAAAATTAAATCCAATGATGTATCATCTCACTAATTTATGCTGGCATCTATTATCTGTGATACTGCTCTTTAAATTTTTGATTGGTTTCAACGTTGAAAAGAAACAAGCCTACATTTTCTCTTTACTTTTTTCAGTTAATCCTTTGTTACTTCATGCCATTGCATGGGTTCCTGGCCGAAACGATTTAATACTTTGTGTATTTACTCTTGCTTCACTTATTCATATTAAAAAATTTATTGATAACAATAAAAGAAAAGACCTCATGTTTCATTTTCTCTTTTTCATCTGCGCCTTATTCACAAAAGAAAGTGCTATTATATTGCCCTTGGTATACATAATCCTCTACTTTGGTTTTAAGAAAGACTCATTAAAAAGAAATATCACTTTCACATTTATTTGGATTGCAGTATCTGCCATTTGGCTTTTAATACGTAATTCGATAACAAGTGAGAGTATAACAAGCCAAAATAATTTTCTTACAGATTTTTTGAATTTCATTCAAGGTTACTTAATTTTTATTGGGAAAATTATCTTTCCTATTCAGCAATCTGTTTTACCATCCATCGTTAATACTTCTCTTGTGCCAGGAATAGCAACCTTTCTAATTTTTATGATTCTTTGCTTTTATCCAGGACTAAAAAATAAAAAAACAGCATTTCTAGGATTATTTATTTTCCTGATGCTTTTGGCAATTCCTGTATGGTTCGGTGCAACCAAGCCAGGAAGTGAGCATTACGAACAAAGAATTTACGGATCTATGATTGGTATTATTCTTTTTTTAAGTCAGGTTAAATTTAATACGGACTCAAAATTATATCCAATCTGTATTAGTCTTTTTTGTTTGATCTTCTGTCTAAAAACACATAGTCGGATGAATATTTATAAAAACGAATTATCTTACATTGAGGCGGGAATAAATGAACGTCCAGACTACTATCTTTTTCATTTACAAAAAGCAGATATTTTAAATAAAAAACGAGAATATCAAGCCTCTCTGGCATACTATAATGCAGCTATTGACATAAGGCCGAATTATCCTCAAGCACTTAGCAATAGAGGTTCTTCTTATTTTAGTTTAGGAAAGTTTAAAGAAGCCACGGATGATTACACGAAAGCGATAGAGAATTCGGATTTTAATAAATTATATTATTTAAATAGATGTCAAGCCTATTTTAAAAACAATGAAATTGAAAATGCCATGCACGACTTTGGTGTTTTGAAAAAACACTCACCGGAATTGATTAAACCTGATTTTGAGAAGAAATTAACGGACAAATGGTTTCAACTTTTAGAAGGGCTCCAAAAACAAATTCAAAAAGAACCACGTAATGCTGAACTATATTTTAAATACTCCAGTTTGTATTTCGGCGTCGAGCTAATTCCACAAGGAATCGCCTTTTTGAAAAAAGCAATTGAACTCGATCCTGAAAATAAAAGTTACCAAGATCTTTTAGGAATTTATTCTGCTCGTTAA
- a CDS encoding DUF7935 family protein, whose amino-acid sequence MEYLFEILKVTLPAVAVFAAAYLIVKSFLENDQKRRDGEVKKLNQASIIPLRLQAYERIIIFLERVNPSSLVVRVNKNGMNAQQFHLELIKTIKGEYEHNLSQQMYMSAGAWELVKTTKEEIIKLINISSTKVPQENSSNDLAMMIINIASNLDKKLPNDIALTYIKKEISHLF is encoded by the coding sequence ATGGAGTATTTGTTTGAGATTTTAAAAGTAACCCTGCCTGCTGTTGCAGTTTTTGCAGCAGCCTATTTAATCGTAAAGAGTTTTTTAGAGAACGATCAAAAAAGAAGAGATGGTGAAGTCAAGAAATTAAATCAAGCATCCATCATTCCGCTGCGACTGCAAGCTTACGAACGAATTATTATTTTTTTGGAGCGAGTCAACCCAAGTTCTTTAGTGGTTCGTGTCAATAAAAACGGAATGAACGCACAGCAGTTTCATTTAGAGTTAATAAAGACTATTAAAGGCGAATACGAACACAACTTATCTCAACAAATGTATATGAGTGCTGGTGCTTGGGAACTGGTTAAAACGACCAAAGAAGAAATTATTAAATTGATTAATATCTCCTCAACTAAAGTACCACAAGAAAACAGCAGTAACGATTTGGCAATGATGATTATTAATATTGCATCTAACCTCGATAAAAAGCTACCAAACGATATTGCACTTACTTACATCAAAAAAGAAATAAGTCATCTTTTTTAG
- a CDS encoding tetratricopeptide repeat protein, translating to MRNIALKKILFLLVLVIPCCSIIKAQENARAIDSLNLIVKRAASDSSLAFAYLGLSEILYVSNLDTMKFLCNKSKNIAEKKLAQTGLSKQEIRTYSRILSMSLANIGYYYGEVGNIEEQKRLYLQSLELIKKVGSKLEIAEILSNVGYLYGELGDIEKQKEYYFEGLRIREEEADKKSLHVSYSNIGHVYFNQGNLPVALDYLFKALKIQEELDSKEDISNTLNSIGYIHGQQGEIEKQKEYYLKGLAISESINDYRGMARSSNGLGAIYKGQNDFKKALFYLNKCLKISEQIKSKVGYSAALNNIGTIYEAENNLSKAFECYQKSLAIREQISDKTGIVSSLLSVAGINIKQNKLVEANKNALRALQLSQNLGFTDEIQRSANILQKTYKKMGNYQKGWEAYELYITTRDSMNKLENHKETVKRGLQYEFEKNEANRLAEQEKKDALASVERHKQVIVRNAFICGFILILVVAALIFRGYRQKQKTNSILVVKNDTIEKQKQLVEEKHKEITDSINYAERIQRSFLATTQLLDDNLKDYFIFFQPKDIVSGDFYWAGKLSNGNFALVTADSTGHGVPGAIMSILNISCLEKAMQADCLTEPAKILNHTRVNIIERLKNDGSAEGGKDGMDCSLVSFDFENAKLTYSSANNPVWIIRENNIIELLADNMPVGKHDRDLVSFNQSTVDLQKNDMVYTLTDGFPDQFGGPKGKKFMYRKLKELLISMAGLPPIDQEKILSDTLSEWRGSLEQVDDICVIGVRI from the coding sequence ATGAGAAATATAGCATTAAAGAAAATCCTTTTTTTACTTGTATTGGTAATCCCTTGCTGCTCAATAATTAAGGCTCAAGAGAATGCACGAGCAATTGATTCTTTGAATCTCATTGTGAAAAGGGCGGCAAGCGACAGCTCTTTAGCTTTTGCATATTTAGGTCTAAGTGAAATTTTATACGTTTCTAATCTTGATACGATGAAATTTTTATGCAATAAGTCGAAAAACATTGCTGAAAAAAAATTGGCTCAGACTGGACTATCGAAACAGGAAATAAGAACTTATTCAAGAATTCTTTCGATGTCTCTTGCCAACATTGGTTACTATTATGGTGAGGTTGGGAATATTGAGGAGCAAAAAAGGTTGTACTTACAAAGTTTAGAACTTATTAAGAAGGTTGGAAGTAAATTAGAAATCGCTGAGATATTAAGTAATGTAGGTTATTTGTATGGTGAACTTGGTGACATTGAAAAACAAAAAGAGTATTATTTTGAAGGTCTCCGCATTAGAGAGGAAGAAGCGGATAAAAAAAGCCTGCACGTTTCTTATAGTAATATAGGACATGTTTATTTTAATCAAGGCAATTTACCTGTTGCCCTCGATTATTTATTTAAAGCACTAAAAATACAAGAGGAACTTGATTCTAAAGAAGATATTTCTAATACTTTAAATTCTATTGGTTATATACATGGTCAACAAGGTGAAATCGAAAAACAAAAAGAGTATTATTTAAAAGGTTTAGCTATTAGTGAATCGATTAACGATTACCGAGGTATGGCTCGTTCAAGCAATGGCTTGGGAGCAATCTATAAGGGACAGAATGATTTTAAAAAAGCTTTATTTTATCTTAACAAATGCCTTAAGATATCTGAACAAATAAAAAGTAAAGTTGGATATTCTGCTGCACTTAATAATATTGGAACAATTTATGAAGCCGAAAATAATTTAAGTAAAGCCTTCGAATGCTATCAAAAGTCCTTAGCTATTAGAGAGCAAATAAGTGATAAAACAGGAATAGTTAGTTCACTATTGTCTGTTGCAGGAATAAATATTAAACAGAATAAGCTAGTAGAAGCAAATAAAAATGCTTTAAGAGCATTACAGTTGTCACAAAACTTGGGCTTTACAGATGAAATTCAAAGGTCAGCCAACATTCTTCAAAAAACGTATAAAAAAATGGGTAATTATCAAAAGGGTTGGGAAGCGTATGAACTTTATATTACCACAAGGGATAGTATGAACAAATTAGAAAATCATAAAGAAACTGTAAAGAGAGGACTTCAATATGAGTTTGAAAAAAATGAAGCGAATAGACTTGCAGAGCAGGAGAAGAAAGACGCGCTGGCTTCGGTTGAGAGGCATAAACAGGTAATTGTAAGAAATGCATTTATTTGCGGATTTATTCTTATTCTCGTTGTAGCCGCTTTAATTTTCAGAGGTTATAGACAAAAACAAAAAACAAATAGCATTCTTGTTGTTAAGAATGATACAATTGAAAAACAAAAACAACTGGTTGAAGAGAAGCACAAAGAAATAACAGATAGTATAAATTATGCCGAACGAATTCAAAGAAGTTTTTTAGCAACAACTCAACTGTTAGATGATAACCTAAAAGACTATTTTATTTTCTTTCAACCAAAAGATATTGTAAGTGGCGACTTTTACTGGGCTGGAAAATTAAGTAATGGAAATTTCGCGCTTGTAACTGCAGATAGTACAGGACATGGAGTTCCTGGTGCTATTATGAGTATTCTCAATATTTCCTGTCTTGAAAAGGCTATGCAAGCTGATTGTCTTACTGAACCAGCAAAAATATTAAACCATACAAGGGTAAATATCATTGAACGATTAAAAAACGATGGAAGTGCTGAGGGTGGTAAAGATGGAATGGACTGCAGCTTGGTTAGTTTTGATTTTGAAAATGCAAAGCTTACGTATTCTTCTGCTAATAATCCGGTGTGGATAATAAGAGAAAATAATATAATTGAACTTTTAGCAGATAATATGCCGGTTGGTAAACACGATAGGGATTTAGTTTCTTTTAATCAAAGTACGGTCGATTTACAAAAAAATGATATGGTCTATACTTTGACAGATGGATTTCCAGATCAATTTGGCGGACCAAAAGGAAAAAAATTCATGTATAGAAAATTGAAAGAACTTTTGATTTCGATGGCTGGCTTACCTCCAATAGATCAGGAGAAAATTCTTTCTGATACTTTATCAGAATGGAGAGGAAGCCTTGAACAGGTGGATGATATCTGTGTTATAGGCGTTCGTATTTAG
- a CDS encoding methylmalonyl-CoA mutase family protein — protein sequence MQKLFTDFKPSTAEEWKNRLVKDLKGEPYESLIWHNENGFDIQPFYAAEDLKQVYEPAFTHAQWEICVSPQLNDSKELNKQLLQHLNSGATSISINCKEPDLEIALKDIQLNYIHSTFFVNEKNSLVLKKYLEANYDLNRLNCSLFPEKLANTQDFENWLKVVSLFKSYDGIKILAANALPYHDQSCLAYYEVALVLSQITEYLEFFSDKKSELPTSDIVIKTGVSSDYFIQMAKLRAIRRLWTILKKEYAVENDFHVIVETSLTNKSISDSYNNLLRTTVESMAAVSGGCNELIVTDFDVLFETNKVLAERMAVNQQLILKEESYFDKMADVACGSFYIETITDLLASKALETFKRFEKEGGYFKCLEKNIFSTEIATQAKERGELVNAKKQISIGVNKFKNEKEKIEITAKAINELKNLDIHNPVLNFELEHYFNLKNA from the coding sequence ATGCAAAAATTATTCACAGATTTTAAACCAAGTACAGCCGAAGAGTGGAAGAACCGACTTGTAAAAGATCTTAAAGGAGAACCTTACGAAAGCCTTATCTGGCATAATGAAAACGGTTTCGATATACAACCTTTTTACGCGGCTGAAGATTTAAAACAGGTTTACGAACCGGCATTCACGCACGCACAATGGGAAATTTGTGTTTCTCCTCAATTAAATGATTCTAAAGAATTGAATAAACAACTCTTACAACATTTAAACAGCGGTGCAACTTCTATTTCAATTAACTGTAAAGAACCGGATTTAGAAATTGCTTTAAAAGACATTCAATTAAATTATATTCATTCTACTTTTTTTGTAAACGAAAAAAATAGTTTAGTATTAAAAAAATATTTGGAAGCAAACTATGATCTCAATCGACTGAACTGTTCTCTATTTCCTGAAAAATTAGCTAATACACAAGATTTTGAAAACTGGTTGAAAGTAGTCTCTCTTTTTAAATCTTACGATGGAATAAAAATACTCGCGGCAAATGCGCTTCCTTACCATGACCAAAGTTGTTTGGCCTATTACGAAGTAGCATTGGTTCTGTCTCAAATCACAGAGTATCTCGAGTTTTTTTCAGATAAAAAATCTGAATTGCCAACGTCAGATATTGTTATCAAAACAGGTGTCAGCTCTGATTATTTTATTCAAATGGCTAAATTAAGGGCTATTAGACGGTTGTGGACTATTCTAAAAAAGGAATACGCAGTTGAGAATGATTTTCATGTGATCGTTGAAACAAGTTTAACCAACAAATCTATTTCTGATAGTTATAATAATTTATTGCGCACAACTGTGGAATCTATGGCAGCAGTTTCTGGTGGTTGCAACGAATTAATTGTGACCGATTTTGATGTTTTGTTCGAAACGAATAAAGTATTAGCAGAAAGAATGGCCGTAAATCAACAACTCATTTTAAAAGAAGAAAGTTATTTTGATAAAATGGCTGACGTAGCTTGTGGTTCTTTTTACATTGAAACCATTACCGATTTACTTGCTAGCAAAGCCCTTGAAACCTTTAAACGTTTTGAAAAAGAAGGCGGCTATTTTAAGTGTTTAGAGAAAAACATTTTCTCAACTGAAATAGCTACCCAAGCGAAAGAACGTGGAGAGCTTGTGAATGCTAAAAAACAAATTTCAATTGGTGTGAATAAATTTAAAAATGAAAAAGAAAAAATTGAAATCACTGCCAAAGCCATAAACGAACTTAAGAACTTAGATATTCATAATCCGGTTTTAAATTTTGAATTGGAACATTATTTTAATTTAAAAAATGCGTAG
- the scpA gene encoding methylmalonyl-CoA mutase produces MRRPLDNLQYIAKGVNKVPTSENYVTAEQIEIAPNYQASDLKDLEHVNFAAGLPPYLRGPYSSMYVKNPWTIRQYAGFSTAEDSNAFYRRNLAAGQKGLSVAFDLATHRGYDSDNERVEGDVGKAGVAIDSILDMKILFDQIPLDEMSVSMTMNGAVLPILAFYIVAGKEQGVSPDKLTGTIQNDILKEFMVRNTYIYPPAPSMRIIADIFEYTSKNMPKFNSISISGYHMQEAGATADIELAYTLADGLEYIRTGINSGLDIDTFAPRLSFFWAIGMNHFMEIAKMRAARMLWAKIVKQFNAKNEKSLALRTHCQTSGWSLTEQDPFNNITRTCVEAMAAAMGHTQSLHTNALDEAIALPTDFSARIARNTQLVLQNETNITKVVDPWGGSYHVEKLTHEIAHKAWALIEEVEKLGGMAKAIETGIPKMRIEEAAARKQARIDGGKDIIVGVNQYKVEDTTQMDILDVDNTKVRTQQIERLKKLKAERDSKKAKAALAALTEAARNGNGNLLELAVTAAECRCTLGEISSALEAVYGRYKAQIRSIAGVYSKEIKMDKNFIKAKELADQFAKMDGRRPRIMVAKMGQDGHDRGAKVIATSFADMGFDVDIGPLFQTPNEAAKQAVENDVHILGISSLAAGHKTLVPKVIAELRKFGREDIMVVAGGVIPQQDYDFLFKSGVSFIFGPGTVISKSAIDILEKLIKKIQ; encoded by the coding sequence ATGCGTAGACCTTTAGATAACCTTCAATACATAGCGAAAGGCGTAAATAAAGTGCCTACTTCTGAAAACTATGTCACAGCCGAACAAATAGAGATCGCGCCTAATTATCAGGCTTCCGATTTAAAGGATTTGGAACATGTAAATTTCGCTGCGGGTCTGCCTCCTTATTTACGTGGACCATACAGTAGCATGTATGTTAAGAATCCGTGGACGATCCGCCAATATGCAGGATTTAGTACTGCTGAAGATAGCAACGCGTTTTACCGTCGTAATTTAGCTGCAGGACAGAAAGGTTTGTCGGTTGCATTTGATTTGGCTACGCACCGCGGTTACGACAGTGACAATGAAAGAGTAGAGGGAGACGTTGGAAAAGCAGGTGTGGCGATTGATAGCATTTTAGACATGAAAATTTTATTCGATCAAATTCCTTTGGATGAAATGAGTGTCTCTATGACCATGAATGGCGCCGTGTTACCGATTTTAGCATTTTATATTGTGGCTGGAAAAGAACAAGGTGTGAGTCCTGATAAATTAACCGGAACCATTCAAAACGATATTTTAAAAGAATTTATGGTGCGGAATACTTATATCTATCCGCCTGCACCAAGCATGAGAATCATAGCAGACATATTTGAATACACTTCTAAAAATATGCCTAAGTTTAATTCTATTTCTATTAGTGGTTATCACATGCAAGAAGCAGGTGCAACTGCAGACATTGAATTAGCATACACTTTAGCGGATGGTTTGGAATACATTCGTACTGGAATTAATTCGGGTTTAGACATTGATACTTTTGCACCACGCCTCTCTTTTTTCTGGGCTATTGGTATGAATCATTTTATGGAGATCGCGAAGATGCGTGCAGCGCGGATGTTGTGGGCGAAAATTGTAAAGCAGTTTAATGCTAAAAATGAAAAATCACTTGCCTTAAGAACACATTGTCAAACAAGTGGCTGGAGTTTAACAGAACAAGATCCGTTCAATAATATTACCCGTACTTGCGTTGAGGCTATGGCAGCAGCGATGGGACATACACAAAGTTTGCATACAAATGCTTTAGACGAAGCCATTGCATTACCTACCGATTTTAGTGCACGTATTGCTCGTAACACACAATTGGTTTTGCAAAACGAGACAAACATCACTAAGGTGGTTGATCCTTGGGGTGGAAGCTATCACGTTGAAAAACTGACCCATGAGATTGCTCACAAAGCTTGGGCTTTGATTGAAGAAGTTGAAAAATTGGGAGGTATGGCTAAAGCTATTGAAACTGGCATCCCTAAAATGCGTATTGAAGAAGCCGCAGCCCGCAAACAAGCACGTATTGATGGTGGAAAAGATATTATTGTTGGTGTAAATCAATACAAGGTTGAAGATACTACCCAGATGGATATTTTGGATGTTGATAATACCAAAGTAAGAACGCAACAAATAGAACGACTAAAAAAATTAAAAGCAGAACGCGATTCTAAAAAAGCTAAAGCGGCTTTAGCCGCTTTAACGGAAGCTGCTCGTAATGGAAATGGAAATTTATTAGAATTAGCAGTTACTGCAGCAGAATGCAGATGTACGCTTGGTGAAATTTCGTCTGCGCTTGAAGCAGTTTATGGGCGATACAAAGCGCAAATTCGTTCTATAGCTGGTGTTTATAGTAAAGAAATTAAAATGGATAAGAATTTTATCAAAGCCAAAGAACTGGCAGATCAGTTTGCGAAAATGGATGGAAGACGCCCGCGTATTATGGTAGCGAAGATGGGACAAGATGGTCACGATCGTGGTGCCAAAGTTATTGCCACGAGTTTTGCAGACATGGGTTTTGATGTGGACATTGGTCCTTTGTTCCAAACTCCTAATGAAGCAGCGAAACAAGCTGTGGAAAATGACGTACACATTCTTGGTATCTCTAGTTTAGCAGCGGGACATAAAACCTTAGTGCCAAAAGTAATTGCTGAACTTAGAAAATTCGGGCGTGAAGATATTATGGTAGTTGCTGGTGGTGTTATTCCGCAGCAGGATTACGATTTTTTATTTAAATCTGGCGTCTCTTTTATATTTGGACCAGGCACTGTTATTAGTAAGAGTGCGATAGATATTTTAGAGAAATTGATTAAAAAGATTCAGTAA